One genomic window of Medicago truncatula cultivar Jemalong A17 chromosome 1, MtrunA17r5.0-ANR, whole genome shotgun sequence includes the following:
- the LOC25483752 gene encoding HVA22-like protein j produces the protein MLGDFINRCLILLLGYAYPGFECYKTVEKNRVDIEELRFWCKYWTIVALFTVLEKFLDIFISWLPMYGEMKLVLFIYMWYPKTKGSGFIYETVLRPYVSKHENDIDRTIQEWKARGWDYTIFYWQYLAQFGQTAFVQALQQLASQSSKLSAKPTAQKSEEQGENAPTMKSSFMKQNSSLTKSKKWPTSPPSTPTTGQVNVVDAKTEYVDEEEDEEWEPEPITAEEGKDGQRVSVKDRINRARARLRKLDSQNPRTPKTPQRRQS, from the exons ATGTTGGGGGATTTCATTAATCGATGCCTCAT TCTTCTCCTAGGGTATGCATACCCTGGATTTGAATGCTATAAAACAGTTGAGAAAAATAGGGTTGATATTGAGGAACTTCGCTTTTGGTGCAAATATTG GACTATTGTGGCTCTCTTCACGGTATTGGAAAAGTTTTTGGATATATTTATTTCATG GCTGCCAATGTATGGAGAAATGAAGTTGGTGCTCTTTATCTACATGTGGTATCCTAAAACTAAA GGATCTGGTTTTATTTATGAGACAGTGTTGAGGCCATATGTATCAAAGCATGAGAATGATATTGATAGGACCATACAAGAGTGGAAAGCTAGAGGATGGGATTATACCATATTTTATTGGCAATATTTGGCACAATTTGGACAAACTGCATTTGTACAAGCTCTTCAACAATTGGCATCTCAATCTTCAAAACTTTCTGCCAAGCCCACTGCTCAG AAAAGTGAGGAGCAAGGTGAAAACGCTCCAACAATGAAATCATCCTTCATGAAGCAAAATAGTTCGCTAACCAAAAGCAAGAAATGGCCAACAAGTCCACCATCAACACCAACTACAGGACAAGTTAATGTAGTTGATGCCAAAACCGAATACGTggatgaggaagaagatgaagaatgggAACCCGAACCTATCACGGCGGAAGAAGGGAAGGATGGACAACGCGTAAGCGTGAAAGACAGAATCAACCGAGCGCGTGCACGGCTCAGAAAGTTAGATTCACAAAACCCACGAACCCCTAAGACCCCACAACGACGACAATCGTAG